The region CGAGAAGTTGGTCGTCCTCCAGGGCGCAAAGGCCACCAAAGACAGAGGCCTTGCGCGCATGCACCACTCGTACGCCCAGCTCGACGGCGAAATTAGCGACGAAGCGCGATACGGCAGCCTGACGCATTGGGCGTACGCGGATaaagaagagaagaagaagggcgGCCCGTCCCACGAGCGGCAGAGGCGCGAGGTAGCGGCCGCGAATAACCTTGCGGCGGCGGCCCAGCACGTGCATGATGTGGACTCGATTGCTGCGAAGAGCGAGGCCCGACGTGAAGCTATGCAGGCGAACAAGCGCAGCCGGCACCAGCAGATTGATTCTGACTTCGATGACCGACCAACCAAGAAACCGCAGAAAAGGAAGCCCATGCCCACAGAGGCAGCGCCAGACAACCGCAGCGTCGGTCTGGGGATAACGAGCAATGGCGCAGGTCCTCACAACAAGCGAAAGAAGACGGAAAAGGCACTCGCTGCCGCGGCACCAGCTGCCCCGCCAATGGAACGAACCGTGAGCAGCGCCCTAAAGATTGCTGGCAATGGAGTACGGGGCGGATCAAGCCCACGAGGAACCCCAGTTCCAGAAAGCGGACCACCCAAGCGCAAACCACGAGCGCCTCCCGTCCCTGCCCAGCGTAAGAATCCGCTACCAACATACTCTCCCCCAATGGCCTCATCACCCCTGGCTGCCAACTTTGCTATCAATAAGGCAACTGCAGGTACATCAGATCGGCCACTGTCGGCGCGTGCACGAAAGAATTCGACAGCGAACTCTGTTGCATCGCTCAAAGACCAGGAGGCTCCAGCTGGGCGTCGTCCTTCCACCTCCCACTCTGTACAACATGTCACCAGCAACGCCATTACCGAGCTCGAGCAGGCTGCCGGCATCGTACGCGATGACACGTCAGCCAAGGGCGCTTCCGCAAAAGAGACGGCAGAGACATCACCAGCGTTCGACACAGCGACGATGAAACTAGAAGATTTGGGACAGCCAGAGCCTGAGCGCATGGACATCGACACGCCGCTACAGCTGCCCGTTGCGAGCAGGCCCGGCCGAACCTCAAAAACAGCGACACCTGTCATTGGAAGCTTTCCCGAGATATCCATGGCGCGAAGTCGCAGCAGCCGCAACGCGAACAATGGCACCAATTCTACTACTTCGTCGGAGAACAACAGCACGGTGACTGGCACAGTCTCTAAACGAGGCAAGAAGAACGCGCAGTCGAACGCTGCAGCTGCTTCCCCTGCAATGAAGCCCACGCAAAACGTCAAGTCGAACCCTCCATCGTCCGCAGCAAGTTCAGTCGCACAAGAGCAGGAATACCAGGAaccagaggcagaggcggaGCCCGAAGCCGAGTCAGAAGAAGATGGAGACGAGCCCCGATACTGCTACTGCAACGAAGTGTCGTATGGAAACATGATAGCCTGCGACAACGACGACTGTCCCCGTGAGTGGTTCCACCTCGCCTGTGTACATCTAGAGAAGGCGCCCACAGGCAGGACAAAGTGGTTCTGCAGTGACGAGTGCAAGGATACCCACGCCAAAGCCAAGACCAAGGGGGGCCGTCCGGGGAGTAGTAGGCAATAGGAATTAGGAAGGAGTTCAAGGCGTTCTGGGACGGGTC is a window of Pyrenophora tritici-repentis strain M4 chromosome 2, whole genome shotgun sequence DNA encoding:
- a CDS encoding TNG2, Chromatin remodeling protein, contains PhD zinc finger — translated: MPPTTGTRTSTRQGRATVRPTNYYARTFAGRLAASGMEQTPEAANSAPGFLPALTHFTGAVDAFPKEMIKHFSLFKEVEAKLFDPEHMLKELLDQIAQLPVTTRGQLRSTESSAGADSSASDSPPHLGNASPEEQATTEKRQLMHRLCILIRGMMSTLDEKLVVLQGAKATKDRGLARMHHSYAQLDGEISDEARYGSLTHWAYADKEEKKKGGPSHERQRREVAAANNLAAAAQHVHDVDSIAAKSEARREAMQANKRSRHQQIDSDFDDRPTKKPQKRKPMPTEAAPDNRSVGLGITSNGAGPHNKRKKTEKALAAAAPAAPPMERTVSSALKIAGNGVRGGSSPRGTPVPESGPPKRKPRAPPVPAQRKNPLPTYSPPMASSPLAANFAINKATAGTSDRPLSARARKNSTANSVASLKDQEAPAGRRPSTSHSVQHVTSNAITELEQAAGIVRDDTSAKGASAKETAETSPAFDTATMKLEDLGQPEPERMDIDTPLQLPVASRPGRTSKTATPVIGSFPEISMARSRSSRNANNGTNSTTSSENNSTVTGTVSKRGKKNAQSNAAAASPAMKPTQNVKSNPPSSAASSVAQEQEYQEPEAEAEPEAESEEDGDEPRYCYCNEVSYGNMIACDNDDCPREWFHLACVHLEKAPTGRTKWFCSDECKDTHAKAKTKGGRPGSSRQ